One Calditrichia bacterium DNA window includes the following coding sequences:
- a CDS encoding zinc-binding dehydrogenase, which yields MRAVILQKTGNPHSLHISDAPEPKPGPGQVSVKLQFSGINYAEILSRKGLYGWAVKRPYILGMEGSGIIEAVGDGVNPARVGQAVMVGTQNGCYAEKIVVPSVQAIPVISGFEMSENAAFLVNFMTAWVSLFSLAKLQPGEKVLITAAAGGVGSAAVQLAVKHGCEVYALAGNAEKIKFLKSLGVTGAISYHNPGWQNQLRDESNGLDVVLEMVGGEVFRQAFSMLNPLGRLTIAGYASMDLKKWNPVSWWQTWRDAPKINIMKLAHKSSAVMATHLGYLLKNPDLMQQTFADLEAFVVANNIRPVVGKIFPLENVGDAHQWIESRNSIGKVLLKI from the coding sequence ATGCGGGCAGTAATCCTCCAAAAAACCGGTAATCCACATTCACTTCACATTTCGGATGCACCGGAACCGAAACCCGGTCCGGGTCAGGTTTCCGTTAAATTACAATTCTCCGGAATCAATTACGCCGAAATTCTATCCCGGAAGGGGCTTTACGGCTGGGCTGTAAAACGCCCGTATATTTTGGGGATGGAAGGTTCCGGCATTATCGAGGCCGTTGGTGATGGTGTTAATCCTGCCCGTGTCGGGCAAGCGGTAATGGTTGGCACCCAAAACGGGTGTTACGCAGAAAAAATTGTGGTGCCTTCTGTTCAGGCAATTCCGGTAATTTCCGGTTTTGAAATGTCCGAAAACGCCGCTTTTTTAGTCAATTTTATGACGGCTTGGGTTTCCCTTTTTTCCCTCGCGAAATTGCAACCCGGTGAAAAAGTGTTGATTACTGCGGCCGCAGGCGGTGTCGGCAGTGCAGCGGTTCAGTTGGCTGTCAAACACGGTTGTGAAGTATATGCGTTGGCCGGGAATGCAGAAAAAATCAAATTTCTGAAATCTTTGGGCGTTACCGGAGCAATCAGCTATCACAATCCGGGGTGGCAAAACCAGCTTCGCGATGAAAGCAACGGGTTGGATGTCGTGTTGGAAATGGTCGGCGGTGAAGTGTTTCGCCAGGCGTTTTCGATGCTGAACCCTTTGGGAAGGCTCACAATTGCGGGCTACGCCAGTATGGATTTAAAAAAATGGAACCCTGTTTCTTGGTGGCAAACCTGGCGCGATGCCCCAAAAATCAACATTATGAAACTTGCCCACAAATCAAGTGCTGTAATGGCAACACATCTGGGGTATTTGTTGAAAAATCCCGATTTGATGCAACAAACGTTCGCAGATCTCGAGGCGTTTGTTGTGGCAAACAATATCCGTCCGGTTGTCGGGAAAATTTTTCCGCTGGAAAATGTTGGCGATGCCCATCAATGGATCGAATCGCGAAACAGTATCGGTAAGGTGTTGCTCAAAATTTGA
- a CDS encoding response regulator, whose product MSDQRLLKNKDKIKKIIELACKFKLNAKLVFGEIEQDTYLLNVSESGRLAVVHRQNEAIDGALTSGQPVTLRFDYVERGYLHIFAFEIVAPENDSYKYYDAIWMKMPESMQELTVPEPYLFVSDEEKPIMLNFSLKDQNFKEEIVRISVDGVQFFARSKKLDSKTLWAGRKLESVKIDLPAEHVHLEMQLSKREGSGWLTRFNSPDRDELKIIQEYVTRKFFESAKKEKLEYLVDPVEALSTKVRTGPNRKVIIYERDEDTNLALKELLESRNYKVMCALAPEEALRMSRAEKPGLLLLDVSSPKSSGMAICRELKGNFYTKNVPILFMSQHFKRTDLPVISQYGAREITEKPLYLPDVIYRVDLILDPDNAKKPPRRSAMAAHPEGKSASDVSAPNFEKVAAQIAKSPTILLANQGDIFTPPRVRQWANEHGFELITVEEIQSFEQETQRCKPVLAIVNLQDTNQKTIVEKCQMIRSDLRLAELPLFITDASMSPNSVRRADKSTFFIQAISEKFLSKLDALVTKISRK is encoded by the coding sequence ATGAGCGATCAACGACTATTGAAAAACAAAGATAAGATCAAAAAAATTATCGAATTAGCTTGTAAGTTCAAGCTGAACGCAAAGCTGGTTTTCGGTGAAATCGAACAGGATACTTATTTATTGAATGTGAGCGAATCCGGACGGCTTGCGGTTGTTCACCGGCAAAATGAAGCGATTGATGGCGCATTAACTTCCGGCCAACCTGTCACACTGCGGTTCGACTATGTTGAGAGGGGTTATCTGCACATTTTTGCTTTTGAGATAGTTGCACCGGAAAACGATTCCTATAAATATTACGATGCAATCTGGATGAAAATGCCGGAAAGCATGCAGGAACTCACTGTGCCGGAGCCTTATCTTTTTGTTTCCGATGAAGAAAAACCGATCATGTTGAATTTTTCTTTGAAAGATCAAAATTTTAAAGAGGAAATTGTCCGGATTAGTGTTGACGGTGTGCAGTTTTTTGCCCGCTCGAAAAAACTGGATTCCAAAACGCTGTGGGCCGGCCGGAAACTGGAATCGGTGAAAATCGATTTACCGGCAGAGCATGTCCATCTCGAAATGCAGCTGAGTAAACGCGAAGGCAGCGGTTGGCTGACCCGGTTTAACAGCCCGGATCGCGATGAGCTGAAAATTATTCAGGAATACGTTACCCGGAAATTTTTTGAAAGCGCCAAAAAGGAAAAACTGGAATATCTGGTTGATCCGGTGGAGGCGCTGTCAACAAAAGTACGCACCGGACCCAACCGAAAAGTGATCATTTACGAAAGAGATGAAGACACCAACCTGGCGTTGAAAGAATTGTTGGAATCCCGAAATTACAAAGTGATGTGCGCTCTCGCGCCGGAAGAAGCACTGCGCATGTCCCGTGCGGAAAAACCGGGTTTGCTGTTGTTGGATGTATCCTCCCCAAAATCTTCCGGAATGGCAATTTGCCGGGAATTGAAAGGCAATTTTTACACGAAAAATGTGCCGATTTTATTCATGTCGCAGCATTTCAAACGGACAGATTTACCGGTGATCTCGCAATATGGCGCACGGGAAATTACCGAAAAGCCGCTGTATTTGCCGGATGTAATCTACCGTGTGGATCTGATTTTGGACCCGGATAACGCCAAAAAACCACCGCGCCGTTCGGCGATGGCTGCACATCCGGAAGGCAAATCTGCATCGGATGTGTCCGCACCAAATTTTGAAAAAGTTGCGGCACAAATCGCCAAATCTCCAACTATTTTGCTGGCAAATCAGGGTGATATTTTCACACCGCCGCGCGTTCGCCAATGGGCAAATGAACACGGATTTGAATTGATAACGGTCGAAGAAATTCAATCGTTTGAGCAGGAAACACAGCGCTGTAAACCGGTGTTGGCGATCGTAAATTTACAGGATACCAACCAAAAAACAATTGTCGAAAAATGCCAGATGATTCGTTCGGATCTCCGTTTGGCGGAACTCCCGCTGTTTATTACGGATGCCAGCATGTCACCAAATAGTGTGCGAAGGGCGGATAAAAGCACTTTTTTTATCCAGGCGATTTCCGAAAAGTTTTTGAGCAAACTGGATGCGCTTGTTACCAAAATTTCACGAAAATAA
- a CDS encoding HAD family phosphatase gives MNRKINAIIFDADGLMINTEYVAMLAWQQTGREFGYDIPLEVHQQVIGLSIEASEKVMLRIFGDDFPYYELRKRRLEIARAHVQENGMPVKKGVFELLDYLDSLGIPKAVATSSDRDGAKYKLEMAGLFDRFGAVITNDDVQNGKPAPDIFLAAARSIAANPAECLVLEDSEPGIRGALAAGMLPVMVPDLKPPSPEITQVVHKIFPTLHEVCEWLQEVWK, from the coding sequence ATGAACCGAAAGATTAATGCAATTATTTTTGATGCAGATGGTTTGATGATAAACACGGAATACGTCGCAATGCTTGCGTGGCAACAAACCGGCAGAGAATTTGGCTACGATATCCCGCTCGAAGTGCATCAGCAGGTTATCGGGCTGAGTATCGAAGCGTCTGAAAAAGTAATGCTGCGCATTTTTGGCGATGATTTTCCCTATTACGAATTACGCAAACGACGGCTGGAAATTGCCCGGGCGCATGTTCAGGAAAATGGCATGCCCGTAAAAAAAGGCGTATTCGAGTTGCTGGATTATCTGGATTCTCTCGGGATTCCCAAAGCTGTCGCCACGTCATCTGACCGGGACGGTGCAAAATACAAGCTGGAAATGGCGGGTCTTTTCGATCGATTTGGTGCTGTAATTACCAATGATGATGTGCAAAATGGCAAACCGGCTCCGGATATATTTTTGGCGGCAGCGAGATCAATCGCAGCTAATCCGGCCGAATGTCTGGTGCTCGAAGATTCCGAACCGGGCATTCGCGGCGCGCTGGCAGCGGGCATGTTGCCGGTGATGGTCCCGGATCTCAAACCGCCTTCACCTGAAATTACGCAAGTGGTGCATAAAATTTTCCCGACGCTACACGAGGTTTGCGAATGGTTGCAGGAAGTGTGGAAATGA
- a CDS encoding M28 family peptidase: MTKSRKNKLLSNRKLPENGTTGGNKFKILAGITGIAILLVALFLWQFWASAPVFDGENAFRHIEKQCAFGARVPGSSAHQQCGDFLVDEFGKYADRVQQQPFTHRDRRDTATVFAGRNIIASFNLQPERGYRIMLAAHWDSRPFADKDPDSSLHNQPVPGANDGASGVAVLLEMARILNTHPLDFGVDIVLFDLEDIGDYGAALDSDSLNGFCLGSQYFAETMDSYRPKYGVLLDMIGDADLRIPREGYSQSNAGNVMQMIWQAAKAVNATAFVDEIGESVVDDHVPFLQRGIRVVDLIDFDYPYWHTTADTPDKCSAQSLQQVGDVLVHLLYQIENK; the protein is encoded by the coding sequence ATGACTAAATCCCGTAAAAATAAATTGTTAAGCAATCGAAAATTGCCGGAAAACGGAACAACCGGCGGCAATAAATTCAAAATTTTAGCCGGAATAACCGGAATTGCAATTTTGCTCGTTGCTTTGTTTCTCTGGCAATTTTGGGCAAGTGCTCCGGTATTCGACGGGGAAAATGCGTTTCGGCACATCGAAAAACAGTGCGCGTTTGGTGCGCGTGTTCCGGGCAGTTCTGCGCATCAGCAGTGTGGCGATTTTTTGGTGGATGAATTCGGGAAATATGCAGATCGCGTGCAGCAACAACCGTTCACGCATCGCGATCGGCGGGATACAGCGACAGTTTTTGCCGGACGTAACATTATAGCTTCATTCAACTTACAACCGGAACGCGGCTACCGGATAATGCTTGCCGCACATTGGGATTCCCGACCGTTTGCGGATAAAGATCCCGATTCATCTCTGCACAATCAGCCGGTTCCCGGGGCCAACGACGGCGCGTCCGGTGTTGCGGTGCTGCTGGAAATGGCACGAATTTTAAATACGCATCCACTGGATTTCGGGGTTGATATTGTGTTGTTCGATCTGGAAGATATCGGCGATTACGGTGCCGCGCTCGACAGCGATTCGCTGAACGGCTTTTGCCTCGGTTCCCAATATTTTGCGGAAACAATGGATAGCTATCGACCCAAATATGGCGTTTTGCTGGACATGATCGGCGATGCAGATTTGCGCATTCCCCGCGAAGGCTATTCGCAATCAAACGCCGGAAATGTAATGCAGATGATTTGGCAGGCCGCAAAAGCAGTAAACGCTACTGCGTTTGTGGATGAAATCGGGGAATCGGTGGTTGATGATCATGTACCGTTTTTGCAGCGCGGCATTCGCGTTGTCGATCTCATCGATTTCGATTATCCCTATTGGCACACAACTGCCGATACGCCGGACAAATGCAGTGCCCAAAGTTTGCAGCAAGTTGGCGATGTGTTGGTTCACCTGCTCTATCAAATTGAAAATAAATAA
- a CDS encoding SDR family oxidoreductase — protein sequence MNLQNKVVLITGGSQGIGLATAKMLSEKGATVVITARNEAKLKEAAAQTGATAIAGDVANEADVKRIYQTISETFGRLDALVNNAGYGYFDTLENMNVESFNKVFATNVTGAMLMARDAVPFFKKQNYGNIINISSTAGLRGFAGGTAYSATKFALKAMTECWRAELRQHNVRVILINPSEVQTDFVVNSGRESRQFNPTKLLAEDIAHTVCGALEMADRGFITELTVFATNPQ from the coding sequence ATGAATTTACAAAATAAAGTTGTTTTGATCACCGGCGGAAGCCAGGGAATCGGATTGGCAACCGCAAAAATGCTCAGTGAAAAAGGCGCAACTGTCGTCATCACTGCGCGAAATGAAGCGAAATTAAAGGAAGCCGCAGCGCAAACCGGGGCAACCGCGATCGCTGGCGATGTCGCAAATGAAGCAGACGTGAAACGCATCTATCAAACGATTTCTGAAACCTTCGGGCGGTTGGATGCATTGGTAAATAATGCCGGTTACGGCTATTTCGATACGTTGGAAAACATGAACGTCGAATCGTTCAACAAGGTTTTTGCCACCAACGTTACCGGTGCAATGCTGATGGCTCGCGATGCCGTTCCGTTTTTCAAAAAACAAAATTATGGCAATATTATCAACATCAGCTCCACCGCAGGACTGCGCGGTTTTGCCGGTGGAACAGCCTATTCTGCAACCAAATTTGCGCTGAAAGCCATGACAGAGTGCTGGCGGGCGGAGTTGCGGCAACATAATGTCCGGGTTATTTTGATCAATCCGAGCGAGGTGCAAACAGATTTTGTGGTCAATTCCGGCAGGGAATCGCGCCAGTTCAACCCGACCAAATTATTGGCGGAAGATATTGCCCACACGGTGTGCGGCGCGTTGGAAATGGCGGATCGCGGATTTATTACGGAGCTGACGGTTTTCGCCACCAATCCGCAGTAA
- a CDS encoding PilZ domain-containing protein: MKNRRSEKRRHLIYYLQVFNSETDQFLGNLVDITPEGLMLTSERPIETGKNFKLRMNIQFLAQKEMHLDLNAESRWSSTDVNPNYFDTGFRLQDVDSETKLIIDHLIKELGFND; this comes from the coding sequence ATGAAAAATCGTCGATCAGAAAAACGGCGTCACCTGATTTATTATTTGCAAGTGTTTAACAGCGAAACCGATCAATTTTTGGGCAATTTGGTGGATATAACGCCGGAGGGATTGATGCTCACCAGCGAACGCCCCATCGAAACCGGAAAAAATTTTAAATTGCGGATGAACATCCAATTTTTGGCGCAAAAGGAAATGCATCTCGATTTGAACGCGGAAAGCCGCTGGTCCAGCACGGATGTCAATCCAAATTATTTCGATACCGGTTTCCGGCTGCAGGATGTCGATTCTGAAACGAAATTGATTATCGATCACCTCATCAAAGAGCTGGGTTTCAACGACTAA
- a CDS encoding phospholipase translates to MKEHHLPVQRTARYFTLGEITDALQEIWFVCHGYGQLARYFLRNFDPIADKSRLIVAPEALSRFYLQSTNGRIGATWMTREDRENEIADYLAYLNNLSEAIFEKIPRQTVRIILLGFSQGVATISRWHHHGQVNADRLILWAGLIPPEIDLQISGEKFRQTDLHLVLGDADPYAQPEIIREHRSRLADGDVKFTAHSFAGGHIIDGKTLQKIAGTPIP, encoded by the coding sequence ATGAAAGAACACCATCTCCCGGTTCAACGAACCGCCCGATATTTTACGCTCGGCGAAATTACCGACGCGTTACAGGAAATCTGGTTCGTTTGTCACGGATACGGACAACTTGCCCGCTATTTTTTACGAAATTTTGATCCGATTGCCGATAAATCCCGGTTGATTGTTGCGCCGGAAGCGTTGTCTCGATTTTATTTGCAATCGACGAACGGAAGAATCGGCGCAACCTGGATGACCCGCGAAGACCGCGAAAATGAAATTGCCGATTATCTCGCCTATCTCAACAACCTATCTGAAGCCATTTTTGAAAAAATACCCCGGCAAACGGTTCGAATAATTTTGCTGGGATTTTCGCAAGGTGTTGCGACCATTTCGCGATGGCATCATCACGGGCAAGTCAATGCGGATCGCCTGATTTTGTGGGCCGGATTGATTCCGCCCGAAATTGATCTGCAGATTTCCGGTGAAAAATTTCGCCAAACAGATTTGCATCTCGTGCTCGGCGATGCTGATCCATACGCGCAGCCGGAAATTATCCGTGAACATCGCAGCCGTCTGGCTGATGGCGATGTAAAATTTACAGCACATTCATTTGCGGGTGGTCATATTATCGATGGGAAAACGTTGCAGAAAATCGCCGGAACACCAATTCCGTAA
- the menE gene encoding o-succinylbenzoate--CoA ligase: MAHPVMPEPEMPKENLVFLRSPDGNFSLPEIAGWADNIAIKLREYGIKPGDRIAITAPNSAQYISLLLAIWQVGAIATPINTRFSAEQILDAITAVGATIFLHSTTTVNSNIPGCMSLNLAEFPGQPSIVDSQKFSFRDWLAKPENHTKLATIIFTSGSSGKPRAAVHSFGNHYFSALGANQNIPFGAGDDCWLLALPLYHVGGLAIVFRAITGGGAIAIPAPETSLAAAIRSLGVTHISLVATQLFRLLQTDSNIPLLQKMTAILLGGSAIPKQLIAESIRLKLPIHTSYGSTEMSSQITATPQNATAAELSNSGKLLNFRELRIEADGEICVGGKTLFRGYWTNGSCQQPFTADGFFRTGDIGKIDGNGFLHVTGRKDNMFISGGENIQPETIEAALNECPGVRQSLVVPVPDNEFGQRPVAFVETDTPLNEVKILDFLAKKLARFELPLHIFPWPQLPDSGGIKLSRRFFETLAIEKRDEVTNISGKI; encoded by the coding sequence ATGGCGCACCCAGTAATGCCGGAGCCGGAAATGCCAAAAGAAAATCTGGTGTTTCTCCGTTCGCCGGATGGCAATTTCAGCCTGCCCGAAATAGCCGGCTGGGCAGATAACATAGCGATAAAACTTCGCGAATACGGTATAAAACCGGGTGACCGGATCGCCATCACAGCACCAAATAGCGCACAATATATTTCACTATTGCTTGCGATATGGCAAGTTGGCGCCATCGCGACGCCCATTAACACCCGATTTTCTGCTGAACAAATTTTGGATGCAATTACCGCTGTCGGCGCAACTATTTTTCTCCATTCCACCACCACTGTTAACAGCAATATTCCCGGCTGTATGTCGCTCAATCTGGCAGAATTTCCCGGACAACCGAGCATTGTTGATTCGCAAAAATTTAGTTTTCGCGACTGGCTGGCGAAGCCGGAAAATCATACAAAACTGGCAACGATTATTTTTACTTCAGGCAGCAGCGGCAAACCGCGGGCTGCGGTGCACTCGTTCGGAAACCACTATTTTAGCGCACTGGGCGCCAACCAAAATATTCCTTTTGGTGCGGGCGATGATTGCTGGCTGCTGGCGTTGCCGCTGTATCACGTTGGCGGGTTGGCGATTGTTTTTCGTGCAATTACCGGTGGCGGTGCAATTGCCATTCCCGCACCGGAAACGTCGTTGGCAGCGGCGATCCGGTCGTTGGGTGTGACGCATATTTCGCTGGTTGCAACCCAGCTTTTCCGGTTGCTGCAAACGGATTCGAACATCCCGCTGCTGCAAAAAATGACTGCCATTTTGCTCGGCGGCAGCGCCATTCCCAAACAATTGATTGCGGAATCGATCCGGCTGAAACTTCCCATTCACACCAGTTACGGCAGTACAGAAATGAGTTCGCAAATTACCGCGACGCCGCAAAATGCCACCGCCGCAGAATTGTCAAATTCCGGTAAATTGCTGAATTTTCGGGAATTACGCATCGAAGCCGATGGCGAAATATGTGTTGGCGGCAAAACCCTGTTTCGCGGATACTGGACAAATGGCAGTTGCCAACAGCCATTTACAGCCGATGGCTTTTTCCGCACCGGCGACATCGGGAAAATAGATGGCAACGGATTTTTGCACGTTACCGGGCGGAAAGACAACATGTTTATTTCCGGCGGCGAAAATATTCAACCTGAAACCATCGAGGCTGCGTTAAATGAATGTCCCGGCGTTCGCCAAAGCTTGGTTGTCCCGGTGCCGGACAACGAATTCGGGCAACGTCCGGTTGCTTTTGTGGAAACAGATACGCCATTAAATGAGGTGAAAATCCTCGATTTTCTGGCAAAAAAATTGGCGCGATTTGAATTACCGCTGCATATTTTCCCGTGGCCGCAATTGCCCGATTCCGGCGGAATTAAACTCAGCCGCCGTTTTTTTGAAACATTGGCAATCGAAAAACGCGATGAAGTGACTAATATATCAGGCAAAATTTGA
- a CDS encoding RtcB family protein — protein MTTENTQLIPTGEATAILPARNNKLKPATVIGTAAIRETFDEGCISQALNVCESPGVTDVVLNPDAHVGYGAPVGCVLVSPTHIYPGPVGVDIKCSMSLLQLDLPDSEINDRKLRRAIINAIEERTPTGAGRGQRSVKKARHVDPDLGRKAVIEGASAAVCEALGIPPHWANHCEDAFHTGHDGSRDALDHRLQWMIDNGNFNKFEEKIRQLGSYGSGNHFGECESVAIAPTERAQRAAAVFGLKDGHVAFLSHCGSRGFGFTLANYQFKLLKNQFKQWGTPFPAGDHDLVYAPLGTVEANNYIDDMALAGNFATVNHLLINSLVLEAFQEVIPGVSGELVYFISHNIARQEILRNEKTWVHRKGATRAFPAGHHGLKNTPFYDTGHPILLPGNPQGGSAVMVAEPGAELTCYSVNHGAGRMMGRKQAIRSLDQAEVDRSFENRDILTNCRNYPRDEAPAAYKDFNEVLRSVEIAGLASEVARLKARFVIKDSDKTYGGAA, from the coding sequence ATGACCACAGAAAATACCCAACTGATTCCCACCGGCGAAGCCACTGCGATTTTGCCGGCACGCAACAACAAATTGAAACCGGCAACGGTGATTGGCACGGCAGCCATCCGCGAAACATTTGACGAAGGCTGCATTTCGCAGGCGCTGAACGTTTGCGAATCGCCGGGCGTGACGGATGTGGTGCTCAATCCGGATGCGCACGTCGGGTACGGCGCACCGGTCGGCTGCGTGCTGGTCTCCCCGACGCATATTTATCCGGGACCGGTTGGCGTGGACATCAAATGTTCGATGAGTTTGCTGCAACTCGATTTGCCGGACAGCGAAATCAACGATCGCAAGTTGCGGCGGGCCATCATCAACGCGATTGAAGAGCGCACACCCACCGGCGCCGGACGCGGACAGCGATCTGTCAAAAAAGCGCGGCATGTCGATCCGGATTTGGGGCGAAAAGCGGTCATCGAAGGCGCATCGGCAGCCGTTTGCGAGGCGCTGGGCATTCCGCCGCACTGGGCGAATCACTGCGAAGATGCGTTTCATACCGGACACGACGGCAGCCGCGACGCGCTGGATCATCGCTTGCAATGGATGATCGACAACGGTAATTTCAATAAATTTGAGGAAAAAATCCGCCAGTTGGGTTCGTACGGCAGCGGTAATCATTTCGGTGAATGCGAAAGCGTGGCCATCGCGCCAACAGAACGTGCCCAACGCGCCGCAGCAGTTTTCGGGCTGAAGGACGGGCACGTGGCGTTTTTGTCGCATTGCGGCTCGCGCGGATTCGGATTCACGCTGGCGAATTATCAATTCAAGCTGCTGAAAAATCAGTTTAAACAATGGGGAACGCCGTTTCCGGCGGGTGATCACGATCTGGTGTACGCGCCGCTCGGCACTGTGGAAGCGAACAATTACATCGACGATATGGCGCTGGCAGGTAATTTCGCAACGGTTAACCATTTGTTAATTAACAGTTTGGTGCTGGAAGCATTTCAGGAAGTGATTCCCGGTGTTTCCGGCGAACTGGTGTATTTTATCAGTCACAACATCGCGCGGCAGGAGATTTTGCGCAACGAAAAAACCTGGGTGCATCGCAAAGGCGCGACCCGGGCGTTTCCGGCCGGACATCACGGATTGAAAAATACACCGTTTTACGACACAGGCCACCCGATTTTGCTGCCGGGAAATCCGCAGGGCGGATCGGCGGTGATGGTCGCGGAACCGGGTGCGGAGCTGACCTGCTACAGCGTCAATCACGGCGCCGGTCGGATGATGGGTCGCAAACAGGCCATCCGTTCGCTCGATCAAGCCGAAGTGGATCGCTCGTTCGAAAACCGGGATATTTTGACGAATTGCCGCAACTATCCCCGCGACGAGGCACCCGCAGCATACAAAGATTTTAACGAAGTGCTGCGCTCGGTGGAAATCGCCGGTTTAGCCAGCGAAGTGGCGCGACTAAAAGCGCGGTTTGTCATCAAAGATTCCGACAAAACTTACGGTGGCGCAGCTTGA